The window CGAGTTGTTTAGCACTTACCAGGCCGTATTATTACAAAAAGGAATAGTTATAGCGCATGCACCAAAGCAAAAGCTTACGGTACAGGGCGGCATTGGCACTGCAGATGAAAACCGGTTTCTGTTAGACCACTATGATATGGACGGAACAGGGTGGGGCAGCCCATTTTTATTGGTACCGGAAGTAACCAACGTTGATGACGATACACTTGCACAACTGGAAACCGCTACGGAAGAAGATTTTTATTTAAGCGGATCGTCGCCCCTGGGTATACAGTTTAACAATTTTAAAAAGAGCACTTCTGAAGAATTGCGGTTGAGCAGACTTGAAAGAGGGCGCCCTGGAAGCCCCTGTACTAAAAAGTACCTGGTAAGTAATACAGAGTTTACCGAAACACCTATTTGTACCGCATCAAGGGAATATCAGCACTTGAAAATAGAACAATTGCAAACCCTTGGGCTTGCGGCAGATGAATATGAACAGCAATACAAGGCGGTAACCGAAAAAATATGCCTTTGCGAGGGCCTGTGCGCATCTGCCTATATCAAATATGATTTATTAAAGCCAAGGGAAAATAAAGCGGTTGCCATATGCCCCGGGCCTAACCTGGCATATTTTTCAAGAACCTATTCGTTAGACGAAATGGTGCACCATATTTATGGCGCTACAGATTTGCTTGAAAAAATAAAAAGGCCGCATATGTTTATAAAGGAATTGAACCTTTATATTGATTATCTTCAAAACGATTTACAATCGCAGCTGAAAGATATTACCGAAAAAAAGAAGAAACAATTAAACAAATTTAAGTTGCAGCTGCAGGATGGTATTGCTTACTATAAAGAGCTGTTTTCCAGTTCGGCAAATCAAACATCTGGTTTAATACAGGATTGGATAAACGATTTGAGTACATCAGAAGAGCAGTTAAGCAATATAGCGATATAGGTATTGCTTAAAGGAATTTAGCGGTGGCCCGGTTAATTCGGGCTGCTTTTTTGCCTGTAAAAATCTGTTTAAGCCGAGAACCATGCTGTTGAGACCGCAAATGTTTGCTTTTTGGGGTGCGCAGGCCTGGCGAAGGGGCTTTGCCCATTATGCTTCGAAAGGTTACCCTATGAGAGATGTTTGGTTTTACACAAACATTCGCTTAAACGCTGGCCACGACTCACCCCGGCTACGCTGCGCTGGCCGACCCTCTCTCCGGCTGCGCCGCAGAGAGGGTTGTGGAAAGAAAAATTATTTTTTCGCCCCTCTATGCGCGAAGCGGAGAGAGGGGCAGACGGGCGTAGCCTCGTCGGGGTGAGTCGACTCGCCGCGTTGCTATAAACGTTATTCTTCCTTCAATGTTTCGCGAAATTTTACTACGCAGATTGATTTTAAAAGTATTGTTTTATAAAAAAGTAAAGCCCCGGCTTATGCAGGGGCTTTACTTATGATGTAATTATCAGGGCCTTTTAGGCAATACCATAACCGGGATGGTTATATGGTGAGTTATGTGGCTGCCTTGCCCACGTTTAAAAAATGATGTCATTTGTTCTTTCGGGCGTTTAGCCACGGCCAGTAAGTCCGTCCGTTTATTGGCTTTTAGCCACTCCCAATCTTTTTGACTTTTAATATCGGGCACGCTGCGAAAGTATACGCCGCCGCAATTCAGGTCGGTATAAAGTTTACGGTTAAGCTCCTTTTCGGCGGCTTTTATGTTATCATTTGCCGGGTTAATATCCAGGTGTGCAACCATTAATTCGGCATGGAAACCGTCCATTAAGTTGCCAAGTTCAGCTATTGATAATATATCGCCGGCATCCAATGTAGTGGCAAACGCCATTTTTTCAATATAGCGTATGGGAGCGTGTTCGGGTACTACCAAAACCGGAACTGTTGTCCAGTCTATTATCCTGCTGCATGCATCGCTGGTCATAAAAGACGCTAAATCATCGCTTTCAAGTGGCGCAGTAACAATCATAGCTGTTTCTGAATTGTTGATAATCTCGGTCATCACATCTACCATATCGGCACTGCCGGCATAAAATGATATCCGGGGCATAAAAGATCCCGGAAACACCCGTTTTATTAAATCGGACGCCAACGCTTCTGAAAATTCTGTGAGCCTGGTATCAATTACCGGTTCTTCGGGATAGCCCTGTCCGCTTAACACCGGCTGGGCATATAATGCTGATGGTGTTAGCTGCAAATGGTAAAGCCTTACGTTGACCTTCATTTTTTTTGCAATATGCAATGCATATTTAGCCGCATGGCCAGATTTTTCTGAAAAGTCGGTCAGTACTGCGATAGATTTCATGTAGGTCAATTTTTTAATTCAGGTATGGTTTTGCCGGTTGCTATAATTCTTTCAGCGTAAGCAAACAACTTATTTTTTGTCGCCTTTAACGCCGTCATAGAGTCGGATAGGGCTCCTGCCAGGGTACTGTATTTCTCAATAAATTGAAGCCCCATCGCTTCTTTGTCATTACCTACAAACGGTTTAAGAAATACGAGGAACACCGGTATGCCGGATTTAAGATCATCGATGTTTTTTGCCTGTTTAATTAATTCCTGTTCAAATTCGTCCTTTTTTGCCACCATATCAGCCGTAAGGTTTGCGGTGTTATATTTATCAAGAATGTTGTTAAAAAAACGGAGTTCATCTTCCATAAAACAAATGTCTTTCATCCAGTGGCTGGCTAAAATATATAACTCCTGTATTTCGTCTTCTAATCCGGTATCGGGTGTTAACTTATTCATGGTGGTAATTTTTATTGAAGCAGGTGTTATGATTTTGCAGGTATTACTAATAAAGGCAATGCAATGTGCCCTGCCATTTTTTTAGTATGGCTGCCGGTAAACAGCGAGGCAACTAAACCGCGATGGTGGTGCACCATAGCCAGCATGTCAACATTTCCATAGTTGCATAGCCAGTTAAGCCCGGTTTCGGTTGGTGCCTGTTTAATAATCAACGAGGTTGTTTTAGCATATCCTGCAATTTGTTTAACCTCCTGCTCTATCTCGGCCAGGTATATTTCTGCTTCATCGGTATTTTCGCCTTCATGGCAAACGTGCACCAACTGCATGGTGGCATCCAATAAAGTTGCCAGCGGCTGTATAGCGGTAATGGTTGCAAAATCATCACCCTTATGTTTCATATCAAGTGCCACAGCAATGGTTTTAACCGGGCTAAACTTAAAGCCCGACGGGATAAGTAGCAGTGGGGTTGGCGTTGCATCAATCATGTTACGCGCATGGTTGCCCAGCATTAGGCCGCTTAAGCCTCCGGCGTCATGGGTTCCGGCAACTATTAGTTCAACATGATCCTTGGCCGCCAATGCTTTTATTACATCTGTGGCTGTACCTGGTTCGGCTTTAAAGGTAATGTTGGGTTTAAAATCGCCGGCTGCGTGCTGGGCTTCAAGCACTTTTTTTAACTGCTTTAGTTCGTTTAGTGCGCCTTCTTCAATCACGTGATATTCTTCCATAGGCCATACAATTACGCCGGCCTGGGGTATTTCGGCAGGTATTGTCATCGCCGTACATATCTCAATATCACTTTTTGTTTGCACGGCCAACTTATAACCAAAAATGGCAGCGTTTTTGGCGTTCTCTGAAAAATCGGTAGCAATCAATACTTTTTTCATGGCTTTAATTGTTTAATTATTTTGAGTAAAATTCAGGAAATGAGGTTGTTTAAAAAGTGATGCCCGTCACTTATTATTATGATATAGTATCGCGCGGGCCAATAATTTGGAAGCATCAAAATGCTACGGATTAGCCCAATTTTGTAACCTGGGTGATCGTTATCATCTGTCTTTATGCCCGTTATCATTTATTGTAAGGCTTAGCCAACAGATATTTGTTATTAATAATAGTTAGTTCCTTGGTTATGAATAAAATATTGGTCCCTACAGATTTTTCTCCCTGCGCGGTAAATGCAAGCCATTATGCATTGCAGTTGGCAACGCGGTTAAGGGTTGGCGTACATATTTGTCACGCTATATTAATACCCGTTCAAACGTTGGCAGTTAATCCGGATGCATGGGCAACATCTGATTATTCGCACCTGGAAACTGCCACCATGGATGCGTTAAGCGTAACCGCCGGCGAAATGGAAAAGGAGATGGCGCATGAACTTGCAGCTAACGCAGGCAATTTTACGCCTCATGTTGACTATTCATGCCACATGGGTTTGGTAGCTGATGTAGTGGAAAGAGTTGTTGATGAAAAGCGTTTATCGCTGGTTGTAATGGGAATGTCGGGCGCTGGCGAATTAAGCAGGCTGTTTATGGGCAGTAGCACCCGGTCGGTAATTGATCATGCTAAATTTCCGGTGCTGTTGGTGCCGCGAAAGGTTAAATTTAAACCCCTTAAAAAAATAGCTTTCACTACCGATATGTTGGCCGGAGATATTGATGTGTTAAATTCGGTGGCCGAAATAGCCAGGTATTTTAACGCCGAAATTCTAATTGCCCACATTACCAGCCCGGATGAGGACGCCCGGATGGATGATAAACAGATAACCCAATTTTTAAGTGAGGTAACCGATAAAATCAATTATCCTAAAATATATTACAGAAATGTAAAAAGCGCCGACGTAGACGAGGGGCTTGACTGGTTATGTAAACACGGGCAAATTGATATGATAGCTACCGTGCACCGGCATCAAAATTTTTTAGAAAGGATTTTTTCAGGTAGTTACACGCAGCGGCTGGCTAAACATGTTGAAATACCGTTACTGGTTTACCCCGCAATTGCTGCCGGAAAATAATATATTTTATCTGTCATTAAACCAATTACCATACAAGTGAAACAGGCGGATCCCTGGTGCAAGCAGCATCGGGGATTCGGTTGTTTAAACATAGCTTGTTTTAGGCGCCAGCCGGTAATTCGTGCGGATTTGTTTGGCAGAACTCAAAAATATATCAGCCGACAGAATAGATAAGCGAAGCAGACAGTGGAGGTTGCCGGTTTTATTTTATTGATTTAAAATAGCTGAATATAAACCGAAGATATTTTAACCTGAAACATAACACCGTTGAACAGTGCATTTGCCAGGATTCAAATATTCTTATTTAGCTCATAAATCACTTATCCGCATTACATGCAGTATATTTATAAAAACGTTTTTAGGTTATTGTTAACCCTCGCTGTTTTGTTTGTTACCAATTTGCCCGGTATTGCCCAGGTAAAACAGCAACAAAAAAAATATTCGCAAAAACTACTATCCGGGTTTAAAATGCCCCCCGATTCTATCCAAACCAGTATATACTGGTATTGGATGTCGGATAATATCTCGAAACAAGGGGTTATCAAAGATCTGGAATCAATGAAGCGGGTAGGCATCAACCGGGCCTTCATTGGCAATATTGGTATCCCCGAAACTCCATATGGCAAGGTGAAATTATTCTCGGCCGAGTGGTGGGATATTTTGCATACCGCGTTAAAAACTGCCACAAAACTTGGTATAGATATCGGGATTTTTAATGGTCCGGGATGGAGCCAGTCTGGCGGCCCTTGGGTTAAGCCGGAGCAGGCCATGCGCTATCTCACATCATCGGTGAAACAGGTAAAAGGCCCCATCGTTTTTAACGGGAAATTGAGCAAGCCTGCCGATCAGTTCCAGGATGTTAAGCTGCTGGCCTATCCTGCACCCCAGGATAATGATTTAACAATTGGTGATTTAAAACCGGTAATCAGCACGCAGCCTTCAGTGGGTAATATCACCAACATCATGGATGGTAATGAGAATACCGTTTTAGAACTGCCCGACAATAAAACATTTACCATTGAAATAAAAGCCGGCTCTTCATTTACCGCGCGTGGCCTAACTATTTACCCCGCCAAAACCGCCATGCGTTTTGAAGGCGACATTCAGGCCGATATCAATGGCACCTACCAAACCATTAAACATTTTGTGGTTGACAGAAGCAATAGCGAACTTAACGTGGGTTTCAGCCCCTATGGCGCAGCAGGTGTATCAATACCAGCCACTACGGCCAAAAACTTCAGAATTGTTTTCAATAACGAAAGCCAGCATAGCGCAATTGCCGAACTGAAGTTATCCGCATCGCCGGTTGTTGAAAATTATATCGAGAAAACGCTGGCTAAAATGTTCCAGACACCCTTCCCTTATTGGAAAGAGTATCAATGGCCGGTGCAGCCTGTTGTTGACGATGCACGTTACGTAATAGACCCGCAAAAAGTAATTGATATTTCAAAATACCTTGCCGCCGATGGTACCTTAAAATGGAACGTTCCGGCCGGTAACTGGATAATTATGCGCAGTGGGATGACACCTACCCAGGTAACAAACGGTCCCGCATCGCCTGAAGGGCGGGGTTTTGAAACCGACAAAATGAGCAAAAAACACATTGCCGAACATTTTAATGCCTTTTTGGGCGAGATATTGCGCCGCATACCGGCAGCCGATCGTAAGAGTTTTAAGGTAACCGTTGAAGATAGCTATGAAACCGGCGGCCAAAACTGGACAGATGGCTTAACAGATAAATTTAAAGCATCGTTTGGCTACGATCCAACTCCCTACATCCCGGTGATGAGCGGTAACGTTGTGGGCAGCCAGGATATGTCTGACAGGTTTTTATGGGATATGCGGAGGTTTATTGCCGACGAGGTTGCCTATCAATATGTTGCAGGTTTAAGGGATATCAGCCATAAAAACGGCCTTACTACCTGGCTGGAAAATTATGGTCACTGGGGATTCCCCGGCGAGTTTTTGCAGTATGGCGGCCAGTCGGACGAGGTAGGTGGCGAGTTTTGGAGCGAAGGCGACCTGGGTAATATCGAAAACAGGGCGGCATCGTCATGCGCGCATATTTATGGCAAAAACAAAGTATCGGCCGAGTCATTTACCTGCGGCGGCGGCGCATATTCGCGCTACCCGGCTGTAATGAAACAGCGTGGCGACCGCTTTTTTACAGAAGGTATTAACAATACCTTACTCCATGTTTATATTGAACAGCCTTACGAAGATAAAGTGCCGGGCGTAAACGCAGGTTTTTCAAACGAGTTTAACCGGTTAAATACCTGGTTTTACGATATGGATATGTTTACCCAATACCTTAAACGTTGCGGATATATGTTACGCCAGGGTAAATACGTAGCAGACGTTGCTTATTTTATTGGCGAAGATGCACCTAAAATGACGGGCATCCGCGATCCTGAACTGCCGAAGGGCTATTCGTTTGACTACATTAATGCCGAGATATTAAATGAACGTGCAACTGTGGCAAATGGTAAACTGGTATTGCCAGGAGGTATGGCCTACAAAATACTGGTGCTGCCTAAACTGGAAACCATGCGGCCGCAATTGCTCAAAAAAATAAAGGAACTGGTAGGGCAGGGGCTAACTATTTTAGGGCCTGCGCCAAAACGGTCGCCCGGTTTGCAAAATTATGGCCCCGCAGATGTTGAGGTTAAAAAAATAGCCGCCGAACTTTGGGGAGATATTGACGGGGAAAAAATAACAAAACATAGCTATGGCAAAGGCTTGGTAATTACCGGTTTGGATATGCAACAGGCGCTTGACCTGGTAAATGTTATACCCGATTGTAAATTTAACAAAACGGATGAAGCCTTGTTCATCCACCGCAAACTGGATAATGGCGATGTATACTTTGTATCAAACCAAACCAATAAAGAAGTTGAATTAAATGCAACCTTCAGGGTTTATGGAAAGCAACCCGAGCTATGGGATGCAGTAACCGGAGCGGCCCGCGATTTGCCTTCATTTAAGCAAAAAGGTGGCGTTACAGAGGTGCCACTTAGGCTATCGGCCAATCAAAGTGCCTTTATTGTTTTTCGTAAAAACAGCAAAGCGGGCAATAAACCTAATGTTGATGTTAACTTTCCCGAAGGAAAAAATGTGGTTAAATTAAATACGCCATGGACAGTGAAATTTGACAGCAAACGATGGGGACCCGCTAAGCCGGTAGTTTTTGATAAACTTACC is drawn from Mucilaginibacter ginsenosidivorax and contains these coding sequences:
- a CDS encoding adenine nucleotide alpha hydrolase family protein, with translation MKSIAVLTDFSEKSGHAAKYALHIAKKMKVNVRLYHLQLTPSALYAQPVLSGQGYPEEPVIDTRLTEFSEALASDLIKRVFPGSFMPRISFYAGSADMVDVMTEIINNSETAMIVTAPLESDDLASFMTSDACSRIIDWTTVPVLVVPEHAPIRYIEKMAFATTLDAGDILSIAELGNLMDGFHAELMVAHLDINPANDNIKAAEKELNRKLYTDLNCGGVYFRSVPDIKSQKDWEWLKANKRTDLLAVAKRPKEQMTSFFKRGQGSHITHHITIPVMVLPKRP
- a CDS encoding universal stress protein, with translation MKKVLIATDFSENAKNAAIFGYKLAVQTKSDIEICTAMTIPAEIPQAGVIVWPMEEYHVIEEGALNELKQLKKVLEAQHAAGDFKPNITFKAEPGTATDVIKALAAKDHVELIVAGTHDAGGLSGLMLGNHARNMIDATPTPLLLIPSGFKFSPVKTIAVALDMKHKGDDFATITAIQPLATLLDATMQLVHVCHEGENTDEAEIYLAEIEQEVKQIAGYAKTTSLIIKQAPTETGLNWLCNYGNVDMLAMVHHHRGLVASLFTGSHTKKMAGHIALPLLVIPAKS
- a CDS encoding universal stress protein, with the translated sequence MNKILVPTDFSPCAVNASHYALQLATRLRVGVHICHAILIPVQTLAVNPDAWATSDYSHLETATMDALSVTAGEMEKEMAHELAANAGNFTPHVDYSCHMGLVADVVERVVDEKRLSLVVMGMSGAGELSRLFMGSSTRSVIDHAKFPVLLVPRKVKFKPLKKIAFTTDMLAGDIDVLNSVAEIARYFNAEILIAHITSPDEDARMDDKQITQFLSEVTDKINYPKIYYRNVKSADVDEGLDWLCKHGQIDMIATVHRHQNFLERIFSGSYTQRLAKHVEIPLLVYPAIAAGK
- a CDS encoding glycosyl hydrolase → MQYIYKNVFRLLLTLAVLFVTNLPGIAQVKQQQKKYSQKLLSGFKMPPDSIQTSIYWYWMSDNISKQGVIKDLESMKRVGINRAFIGNIGIPETPYGKVKLFSAEWWDILHTALKTATKLGIDIGIFNGPGWSQSGGPWVKPEQAMRYLTSSVKQVKGPIVFNGKLSKPADQFQDVKLLAYPAPQDNDLTIGDLKPVISTQPSVGNITNIMDGNENTVLELPDNKTFTIEIKAGSSFTARGLTIYPAKTAMRFEGDIQADINGTYQTIKHFVVDRSNSELNVGFSPYGAAGVSIPATTAKNFRIVFNNESQHSAIAELKLSASPVVENYIEKTLAKMFQTPFPYWKEYQWPVQPVVDDARYVIDPQKVIDISKYLAADGTLKWNVPAGNWIIMRSGMTPTQVTNGPASPEGRGFETDKMSKKHIAEHFNAFLGEILRRIPAADRKSFKVTVEDSYETGGQNWTDGLTDKFKASFGYDPTPYIPVMSGNVVGSQDMSDRFLWDMRRFIADEVAYQYVAGLRDISHKNGLTTWLENYGHWGFPGEFLQYGGQSDEVGGEFWSEGDLGNIENRAASSCAHIYGKNKVSAESFTCGGGAYSRYPAVMKQRGDRFFTEGINNTLLHVYIEQPYEDKVPGVNAGFSNEFNRLNTWFYDMDMFTQYLKRCGYMLRQGKYVADVAYFIGEDAPKMTGIRDPELPKGYSFDYINAEILNERATVANGKLVLPGGMAYKILVLPKLETMRPQLLKKIKELVGQGLTILGPAPKRSPGLQNYGPADVEVKKIAAELWGDIDGEKITKHSYGKGLVITGLDMQQALDLVNVIPDCKFNKTDEALFIHRKLDNGDVYFVSNQTNKEVELNATFRVYGKQPELWDAVTGAARDLPSFKQKGGVTEVPLRLSANQSAFIVFRKNSKAGNKPNVDVNFPEGKNVVKLNTPWTVKFDSKRWGPAKPVVFDKLTDWTERAEDSIKYFSGHAVYHNTFKAIKALNGEHLILNLGAVTAMAKVKINGIDVGGVWTAPYQLDVTKAVKPGLNTIDITVVNTWVNRLIGDSKLQADQRKTWTVVNPYNENSRLQPSGLTGPVTINTVVY